From the genome of Candidatus Cloacimonas sp., one region includes:
- the hslU gene encoding ATP-dependent protease ATPase subunit HslU, with translation MLNYEYLTPKRIVEELDKYIIGQDKAKRCVAIALRNRWRRQQISGDIKGEIIPNNIILIGPTGVGKTEIARRISRLTGAPFIKVEASKFTEVGYVGRDVESMVRELMNYAVSQVRERMIEEVRPEAEFNATEMILDILLPRSKKLKQNTNMENSPENERYLRSREKMRKKLLAGTLDEKEIEIEPEIENYPNLEILPGPGLELLDFDFSEMISNIFQGKGATRKIKTTVRAAWKRYMESEINRLISKDKLVETAKTAVEENGIIFIDEIDKIASTDKQGGIDVSRSGVQRDLLPIVEGSKVPTKHGMIDTSHILFIAAGAFNTAKPSDLIPELQGRFPIRVELNSLTQEDFNRILIEPENSLTKQYQAIFRSEGVELKFVPEAVHEVARFAALANEKMEDIGARRLHTIMNTLLDDYLFEMPSEKLKSVRITKKMVTERLSPVIESEDLSRFIL, from the coding sequence TTGCTGAACTATGAATACTTAACTCCCAAACGCATCGTGGAAGAACTGGACAAATATATAATTGGGCAGGATAAAGCAAAACGCTGTGTGGCTATTGCCCTTAGAAACCGTTGGCGTCGTCAACAAATTTCTGGCGATATCAAAGGTGAAATTATACCCAATAATATCATTTTGATAGGCCCTACCGGAGTAGGAAAAACCGAAATTGCCAGAAGAATATCACGCCTAACGGGAGCTCCTTTTATCAAAGTGGAAGCATCGAAATTTACGGAAGTAGGTTATGTAGGACGAGATGTGGAATCGATGGTGCGCGAACTGATGAATTATGCAGTTAGTCAGGTTCGCGAAAGAATGATTGAAGAAGTTAGACCCGAAGCCGAATTTAACGCTACCGAAATGATTCTGGACATATTATTGCCGCGCAGTAAAAAACTGAAACAAAACACTAATATGGAAAATTCTCCTGAAAATGAAAGATATTTACGCAGTCGTGAGAAAATGCGTAAAAAGCTGCTTGCTGGAACCCTGGATGAAAAAGAAATTGAAATTGAACCCGAAATTGAAAACTATCCCAATCTGGAAATATTACCCGGACCGGGCTTGGAATTATTGGATTTTGATTTTAGCGAAATGATCAGCAACATATTTCAAGGCAAAGGAGCCACCAGAAAAATAAAAACCACAGTCCGCGCTGCCTGGAAACGCTATATGGAAAGTGAAATCAACCGTTTGATAAGCAAAGATAAACTGGTTGAAACAGCAAAAACCGCAGTAGAAGAAAATGGTATTATCTTTATTGATGAAATAGATAAAATTGCCAGCACAGACAAACAGGGAGGTATTGATGTTTCCCGTAGCGGTGTGCAAAGAGATTTACTTCCTATCGTGGAAGGTTCAAAGGTTCCTACTAAACACGGAATGATAGATACTTCGCATATTTTGTTCATAGCCGCGGGTGCTTTTAACACAGCAAAGCCATCAGACCTTATTCCGGAACTGCAAGGTAGATTTCCAATAAGGGTAGAGCTAAACAGTTTAACCCAAGAAGATTTTAACCGCATTCTCATTGAACCGGAGAATTCATTGACCAAACAATATCAGGCAATTTTTCGAAGCGAAGGAGTGGAGCTAAAATTTGTGCCGGAAGCTGTTCACGAAGTTGCTCGTTTTGCCGCTTTGGCAAATGAAAAAATGGAAGATATCGGAGCCCGGCGTTTACATACGATTATGAATACTCTTTTAGATGATTATTTGTTTGAAATGCCTTCTGAGAAGTTAAAATCAGTTAGAATCACGAAAAAAATGGTAACCGAGCGTTTAAGTCCCGTGATTGAAAGTGAAGACCTTTCCCGTTTCATTTTATAA
- the hslV gene encoding ATP-dependent protease subunit HslV, with product MIMHATTIIGIHRNGKTALCGDGQVTMGEAIVKGKAQKIRRIFDGKVIVGFAGATADAFSLLDRFEEKLKTNKGNLRKAAIDLARDWRQDRILRRLEAMLIAGDKDSLLLINGAGDVLEPDDNIIAIGSGGNYALAAARALAHKTKLSAGEIAVEAIKIASEICIYTNDNFIVEEI from the coding sequence ATGATTATGCACGCAACTACTATTATAGGAATTCACCGAAACGGTAAAACGGCTCTTTGCGGTGATGGACAAGTTACAATGGGCGAAGCAATTGTAAAAGGAAAAGCCCAAAAAATACGCAGAATATTTGACGGAAAAGTGATTGTTGGCTTTGCCGGAGCAACTGCTGATGCTTTCAGTTTATTGGATCGGTTTGAAGAAAAACTGAAAACCAATAAAGGTAACCTGCGTAAAGCAGCCATAGATTTAGCCAGGGACTGGCGTCAGGATAGAATTTTAAGACGCTTGGAAGCAATGCTAATTGCCGGAGATAAGGACTCCCTGCTTTTAATTAATGGAGCAGGAGATGTTTTGGAACCGGATGATAATATAATCGCCATTGGCAGTGGCGGAAATTATGCTTTGGCTGCAGCTCGCGCTTTAGCACATAAAACAAAATTGAGTGCAGGAGAAATAGCAGTGGAAGCCATTAAAATAGCTTCTGAAATTTGTATATACACAAATGATAATTTTATTGTAGAGGAAATATAA
- the tilS gene encoding tRNA lysidine(34) synthetase TilS, with amino-acid sequence MEIAKALKYLEKYIKDNELIHNGDKLLLGCSGGADSNAMLYLFSRLRVSYNLTLLVVHINHQIRGAESNADEESVKQLCLKLNIPVIIHKITIPPKGNLENQARKQRFAAFEKVLECYNFDKILLAHQKDDQAETVLLNLLRGSGISGMAGIKPISGKIVHPMLCFSRKELEEILVQAEISWRTDSSNLDNKFRRNLLRNDIIPKLKQEFNPALSSHLSFISELFDNTDKYFVQRSKAHLKKICLDAQPTKIVLSSPQVLKLPKIERYYLLRKAFETVCGSNNDFFAAHYLAIENILTTPGSKCLYLPHNVTVIKQYEEFEIQWGENKLKAEKEPMLIESDRIMAVYGNYRFNFKYLRVLPKDLKCEDGQVQIIIDADKIRFPFMIRYRKPGDRFMPFGMTQLKKLKEFFIDEKVPKYERDSIPLFDDGEKIFWVACHRLDNRVRCDENTSRYLQIVANNISEKTRRAIHKKEKRQ; translated from the coding sequence ATGGAAATTGCCAAAGCCCTGAAATATCTGGAAAAATATATCAAAGATAATGAACTGATCCACAATGGGGATAAATTATTGCTGGGATGCTCTGGTGGAGCGGATTCAAATGCTATGCTCTATCTTTTTTCTCGGCTAAGAGTTAGCTATAATTTAACTTTATTGGTCGTGCATATCAATCATCAGATCCGAGGAGCTGAAAGTAACGCTGATGAAGAATCAGTAAAACAGCTCTGTTTAAAATTGAATATTCCTGTCATCATTCATAAAATAACGATTCCTCCCAAAGGAAATCTGGAAAATCAAGCCCGCAAACAGCGCTTTGCCGCTTTTGAAAAAGTGCTGGAGTGTTATAATTTTGATAAAATTTTGCTTGCCCATCAAAAAGACGATCAAGCGGAGACAGTTCTTTTAAATCTATTACGCGGTTCAGGTATCAGTGGAATGGCAGGCATCAAACCGATTTCGGGAAAAATCGTGCATCCGATGTTGTGTTTCAGTAGAAAGGAACTTGAAGAGATATTGGTGCAAGCGGAAATTTCTTGGCGCACGGATTCCAGTAATTTGGATAATAAGTTTAGAAGAAATCTGTTAAGAAATGATATTATACCCAAACTTAAACAGGAATTTAATCCTGCGCTATCTTCTCATCTATCTTTCATATCCGAACTCTTTGATAATACGGATAAGTATTTTGTGCAACGCAGTAAAGCTCATTTGAAAAAAATTTGTTTGGACGCTCAACCGACTAAAATTGTGTTATCTTCACCTCAAGTGTTAAAACTACCTAAAATTGAACGATATTACTTATTGCGTAAAGCATTTGAAACTGTCTGCGGTAGTAATAATGATTTTTTTGCCGCTCATTATTTGGCAATTGAAAATATCCTAACCACCCCTGGCAGTAAATGCCTTTATCTACCTCATAATGTTACCGTTATAAAACAATATGAAGAATTTGAGATACAGTGGGGTGAAAATAAACTTAAAGCAGAAAAAGAACCAATGCTGATTGAGAGTGACCGCATTATGGCTGTATATGGAAATTATAGATTCAATTTCAAATACTTAAGGGTTCTGCCCAAAGACCTAAAATGCGAAGATGGTCAGGTGCAAATAATAATTGACGCCGATAAAATTAGGTTTCCTTTTATGATTAGATACCGAAAACCAGGTGATCGTTTTATGCCTTTTGGAATGACACAGTTAAAGAAATTGAAAGAGTTTTTTATTGACGAAAAAGTCCCTAAATATGAAAGGGATTCTATTCCCCTTTTTGATGATGGGGAAAAAATATTTTGGGTTGCATGCCACAGATTGGATAACAGGGTAAGATGTGATGAAAATACCTCCCGCTATTTGCAAATCGTGGCTAATAATATATCGGAAAAAACCCGACGCGCAATCCATAAAAAAGAAAAGAGGCAATAA
- a CDS encoding bifunctional serine/threonine-protein kinase/formylglycine-generating enzyme family protein — translation MADTSLNSYQIIKIVNSSLRFTLYQAKQIETGKIVLIKTPDSQRTNDIELKQDLLNEANEHIKLHHPLIRTVYEIREEKGTAYLIGEFIEGITLSAYLKRNPYTLTLEASLLMLQELLEAISYAHKKGCIHLNLNPYNILVDKENHLHIIGFGKSQNAYKTAYEKEETYHPLLYIAPELYKAGLALPQSDLYSFAVIAYEIMCGVIPWRIDNQLNPEKQKQQSMCRAVIMPEILQKQVPDWLFAALLQCLKLDPHLRFSNAEELLELFAQKDNWVPEEAEKIEEPVEKIAEINIPDELPHSSLNADAVIQEDLKIDIPILSDKLEVVHPEELSKPELPKPKLETPPPKIPQYSSASSSPIEAKETKKLKKTLKVLIWMSAIVILFIVVKYVAFGSRPKFSSLADSTQVEISEQPTQANIPIPMVFVPADTLVMGNIAPDADDDEFPLLTIGISAFYISPKEISQAEWMMVFPSNPAHSKDPSLPVENVNFYDIIDFCNQKSVLDGFEPCYDYYDTEVVCNFSANGYRLPTEAEWEFAAKSGKRNDFFVYSGSNNPDEVGWYNVNSDVQSHPGGQKKPNQLGIYDLSGNLFEWVWNWYAPYSARNWNLITGPDKGTDKVIRGGSWYHNVSEMRVTNRNYAKPYTKNAYLGFRVVRTKSM, via the coding sequence GTGGCAGATACATCGCTAAATAGCTATCAAATAATTAAAATTGTAAACAGCTCTCTGCGCTTTACTCTCTATCAAGCAAAACAGATAGAAACCGGAAAAATAGTCCTAATCAAAACTCCGGATAGCCAAAGAACAAATGACATTGAATTGAAACAAGACCTGCTAAATGAAGCTAATGAACATATAAAATTACATCATCCTCTCATTAGAACTGTGTATGAAATCAGAGAAGAAAAGGGAACTGCCTATTTGATTGGCGAGTTTATAGAAGGTATTACCCTTTCCGCTTATTTGAAAAGAAATCCTTATACATTAACTTTGGAAGCATCGCTTTTGATGTTGCAAGAACTTTTGGAGGCCATCTCTTACGCTCACAAAAAGGGGTGCATTCATTTAAATTTGAATCCATATAATATTCTTGTAGATAAGGAAAACCATCTGCATATTATTGGTTTCGGCAAAAGCCAAAATGCCTATAAAACAGCTTACGAAAAAGAAGAGACCTATCATCCACTTTTATACATTGCTCCTGAGCTATATAAAGCAGGACTTGCCCTTCCTCAATCGGATTTATATTCTTTTGCTGTAATCGCTTATGAGATTATGTGTGGAGTCATCCCTTGGCGTATAGACAATCAACTTAATCCTGAAAAACAAAAACAGCAGTCAATGTGCCGAGCTGTCATTATGCCGGAAATTTTACAAAAACAAGTTCCGGACTGGCTTTTCGCCGCTTTATTGCAATGTTTGAAACTCGATCCTCATTTGCGGTTTTCCAATGCGGAAGAACTTTTGGAACTGTTTGCCCAGAAAGATAATTGGGTGCCGGAAGAAGCAGAAAAGATAGAAGAGCCAGTAGAAAAAATAGCAGAAATTAATATCCCTGATGAATTGCCGCATTCAAGCTTAAATGCTGACGCTGTAATTCAAGAAGATTTAAAAATAGATATACCAATTCTCTCTGACAAATTAGAAGTTGTTCATCCGGAAGAACTATCCAAACCCGAGCTGCCAAAGCCAAAATTGGAAACTCCTCCTCCAAAAATTCCTCAATATTCATCCGCTTCATCTTCACCTATCGAAGCTAAAGAAACCAAAAAGCTGAAGAAAACCTTAAAAGTCCTTATTTGGATGTCCGCTATCGTTATTCTGTTTATTGTCGTTAAATATGTAGCTTTTGGCTCCCGACCCAAATTTTCATCTCTGGCTGATAGCACCCAAGTGGAAATTTCGGAACAACCTACCCAGGCAAATATTCCCATTCCAATGGTTTTTGTCCCTGCCGATACTTTAGTGATGGGAAATATTGCTCCAGATGCAGATGACGATGAATTCCCGCTCTTAACGATTGGAATTTCTGCTTTTTATATTAGCCCAAAGGAAATAAGTCAAGCAGAATGGATGATGGTTTTTCCCAGTAATCCGGCTCATAGTAAAGATCCTTCATTACCGGTGGAAAATGTAAATTTTTATGATATTATAGATTTTTGCAATCAGAAAAGCGTTTTAGACGGCTTTGAGCCCTGCTACGATTATTATGATACTGAAGTGGTCTGCAATTTTTCTGCAAATGGTTATCGGTTGCCCACGGAAGCGGAATGGGAATTTGCCGCCAAAAGTGGAAAAAGAAATGATTTTTTTGTTTACAGTGGTTCCAATAATCCCGATGAAGTTGGTTGGTATAATGTAAATAGTGATGTTCAAAGTCATCCCGGCGGTCAAAAAAAACCTAACCAACTGGGAATTTATGACCTAAGCGGAAACCTGTTTGAATGGGTCTGGAATTGGTATGCTCCTTATTCAGCTCGCAACTGGAATTTGATAACTGGTCCCGATAAAGGAACCGATAAAGTTATTAGAGGTGGTTCTTGGTATCATAATGTTTCTGAAATGAGGGTTACTAACCGAAATTATGCTAAGCCCTACACGAAAAATGCTTACCTTGGTTTTCGGGTAGTAAGGACAAAGTCAATGTAA
- the hutI gene encoding imidazolonepropionase, which yields MRIYAEESMKADVIIINISKLVTLTHNNKPRFGKEMEETATIEQAGIAIQAGKIIEINDSNAIKEKYPFSDCIDANGQVVTPGFVDCHTHPVFVHTREDEFALRLQGKSYVEIAQAGGGIVKTVQTTREANEDLLFELAKKRILKMIQQGTTTLEAKSGYGLDTESELKQLRVIKRLQTELPIDIVPTFLGAHEFPPEFRNDHSGYVELLCKEMIPAVAEQGIAEFCDIFTEAHTFNLEESRKILSCAEHYGLKLKMHCDEIEPIGGAELASEMKCSSADHLGSASETGIMALQKAGVIPVLLPATLFSLQSKKYANAKLMMEQNLPVAIATDFNPGSCNCDSMPLTMSLACLQMGMTPAASLCAATLNAAFAIDRGKIIGSLETGKQADLILWDIPDLNFIPYHLGSSHITSVFKNGKIVHKVI from the coding sequence ATGAGAATATATGCAGAGGAATCGATGAAGGCAGATGTAATTATCATTAATATCAGCAAATTAGTAACTCTTACCCATAATAATAAACCCCGTTTTGGCAAAGAAATGGAAGAAACGGCTACGATTGAACAAGCGGGAATAGCCATTCAGGCGGGTAAAATCATCGAAATAAATGATAGTAATGCCATAAAAGAAAAATATCCTTTCTCCGATTGTATAGATGCCAATGGGCAAGTTGTCACCCCTGGTTTTGTTGATTGCCATACTCATCCCGTTTTTGTCCACACTCGTGAAGATGAATTTGCCCTGCGTTTACAAGGTAAAAGTTATGTTGAAATTGCACAAGCTGGAGGTGGAATCGTTAAAACAGTGCAGACAACGCGGGAAGCAAATGAGGATTTGCTTTTTGAACTGGCAAAAAAACGAATTTTAAAAATGATCCAACAAGGAACTACTACTCTGGAAGCAAAAAGCGGTTACGGACTTGATACCGAAAGCGAATTAAAACAATTACGAGTTATCAAACGCTTGCAGACGGAACTTCCGATTGATATTGTGCCCACTTTTTTGGGAGCTCATGAATTTCCTCCTGAATTTAGAAATGATCATTCCGGTTATGTAGAGCTACTTTGTAAAGAAATGATTCCTGCCGTTGCGGAACAAGGAATAGCTGAATTTTGTGATATTTTTACCGAAGCTCATACATTTAATCTTGAAGAATCCCGTAAAATATTATCCTGTGCTGAGCATTATGGATTAAAATTGAAAATGCATTGCGATGAGATTGAGCCCATTGGTGGTGCAGAACTTGCCAGTGAAATGAAATGTTCATCTGCCGATCATTTAGGTTCTGCCAGTGAAACAGGAATTATGGCACTGCAAAAAGCAGGCGTAATACCCGTTTTGTTGCCTGCCACTTTATTTTCTTTACAAAGTAAAAAATACGCCAATGCCAAATTGATGATGGAACAAAATCTTCCTGTTGCCATAGCTACTGACTTTAATCCCGGTAGCTGTAATTGTGATAGTATGCCATTAACGATGTCTCTTGCCTGTTTACAAATGGGGATGACTCCTGCCGCGTCTTTATGTGCTGCAACTTTAAATGCTGCTTTTGCCATTGACAGAGGCAAAATAATTGGCTCTTTGGAGACAGGTAAACAGGCAGATTTAATACTTTGGGATATTCCCGATTTGAATTTTATTCCCTACCATTTGGGATCTTCACATATAACCAGCGTGTTTAAAAATGGAAAAATAGTGCATAAGGTAATCTAA
- the hpt gene encoding hypoxanthine phosphoribosyltransferase, with protein MNKMNCDISAVLFDEYKIQTRIRELGSEISNSYNGSTPVMIGILKGGFVFLADLVRSITIPVEVDFLAISSYGDQTSSSGVVKIRKDIDIDISGRDVIVVEDIVDSGLSLAYIKDYLMQHKPAGLKTCVLLDKPAAHKTDVKFDYVGFSIKNEFVVGYGLDYAEKYRNLPYIGILKEELYIC; from the coding sequence ATGAATAAGATGAATTGTGATATATCCGCTGTGCTATTTGACGAATATAAAATTCAAACCCGCATTCGTGAACTGGGTTCTGAAATTTCCAATAGTTATAATGGCAGCACGCCTGTTATGATAGGCATTTTAAAAGGTGGTTTCGTTTTTCTGGCTGATTTGGTAAGAAGTATTACGATTCCTGTGGAAGTTGATTTTTTAGCCATATCCAGCTATGGAGATCAAACAAGCAGTAGTGGCGTGGTTAAAATTCGTAAGGACATAGATATTGATATATCCGGAAGAGATGTAATAGTAGTGGAAGATATTGTAGATTCAGGGCTTTCTCTGGCATATATAAAGGACTATCTTATGCAACATAAACCTGCCGGATTAAAGACCTGTGTGCTATTAGACAAACCTGCAGCTCATAAAACAGATGTAAAATTTGATTATGTGGGTTTTTCCATAAAGAATGAATTTGTGGTAGGTTATGGACTTGATTATGCTGAAAAATATCGTAACCTTCCTTATATAGGAATCCTGAAAGAAGAGCTTTATATATGTTAA
- the ftsH gene encoding ATP-dependent zinc metalloprotease FtsH, with the protein MLKSIFVIIFVIASVALIAVPGDSLNVSPKTIPEAGNAFMEISSLMNWFIIALLAISIISIIRSIIVRKRNAANKNNPNADFRNAQTPKNVLTKKPAFSLPIVIMLILLIIIIIHTFSTSGNAINKESYSNFMTRVANGQVTQVQFAEKDIFYTDTAKKKYSTTLPFENPQLVDSLVALGIKVSATKPSRWASIISYLLPFLLLIVFWAFFLRGMNAQNSKAFSFGKSRARLYEASKTGITFKDVAGVDEAKEELQEIVEFLKDPKKFQRLGGRIPRGVLLIGRPGTGKTLLAKAVSGEAGVPFFSISGSDFVEMFVGVGAARVRDLFEQAKKNAPCITFIDEIDAVGRHRGSGLGGGHDEREQTLNQLLVEMDGFEPNEAVIIIAATNRPDILDPALLRPGRFDRRVTVDLPDIKGRTEILKVHTAKVPLANDVHLEIISRGTPGFSGADLANLVNEAALIAASKNKTQIQMEDFEEAKDKLILGKEKKSRVIPEEDKRLTAYHEIGHVLTSVFLDKVEPVHKVSIIPRGFTGGATHYLLSDKTNYSKSYLLQLLVTLLGGRAAEEVVFNEFTTGAGNDLERCTDIVKKMVCSWGMSDRIGPMTIGKEQEEVFLGKELVSHEVFSEETSQLVDREIRDIINNAYSQAISILNEQKELMQIMAAELQEKETLGTDEIFELILKNCREEDSELVKEKYKKALELRFDHSEKTESEPDELSENKDINDKETS; encoded by the coding sequence ATGTTAAAATCTATATTTGTCATTATCTTCGTAATAGCATCAGTTGCCCTAATCGCTGTGCCGGGAGATTCATTAAATGTTTCCCCGAAAACGATTCCGGAGGCAGGCAATGCTTTTATGGAGATTTCCTCGCTTATGAACTGGTTTATCATTGCCCTATTGGCAATTTCCATAATCAGTATAATCCGTTCTATTATAGTTCGTAAAAGGAACGCGGCGAATAAAAATAACCCTAATGCCGATTTTCGTAATGCCCAAACCCCCAAAAATGTGCTAACCAAAAAACCTGCATTCTCTTTACCTATTGTCATAATGCTCATATTATTGATAATAATTATCATTCATACTTTCAGCACAAGCGGAAATGCTATCAATAAAGAGAGTTATAGTAATTTTATGACACGCGTTGCCAATGGACAGGTTACTCAAGTTCAATTTGCGGAAAAGGACATATTCTATACCGATACTGCCAAGAAAAAATACTCTACTACTCTACCCTTTGAAAATCCACAACTGGTTGATTCTCTGGTCGCCTTGGGCATAAAAGTTAGTGCCACTAAGCCATCGCGTTGGGCAAGTATAATTTCTTACCTGCTACCGTTTTTGTTGCTAATTGTTTTCTGGGCTTTTTTCCTGCGCGGAATGAATGCTCAAAATTCAAAAGCATTTAGTTTCGGAAAAAGCAGAGCGCGTTTATATGAGGCAAGTAAAACGGGAATTACTTTCAAAGATGTCGCCGGAGTGGATGAAGCAAAAGAAGAATTACAAGAAATTGTGGAGTTTTTGAAAGACCCTAAAAAGTTTCAACGCTTAGGAGGAAGAATTCCTCGCGGGGTTTTACTAATTGGACGTCCAGGCACAGGAAAAACTCTCTTGGCAAAAGCTGTTTCGGGAGAGGCGGGGGTTCCATTCTTTTCCATTAGCGGTTCTGATTTTGTGGAAATGTTTGTCGGCGTCGGAGCAGCCAGGGTTCGGGATCTCTTTGAACAGGCAAAGAAAAATGCACCTTGCATTACTTTCATAGATGAAATTGATGCAGTGGGAAGGCATCGCGGAAGTGGATTAGGAGGTGGACATGATGAACGAGAACAAACCCTTAATCAGCTTTTGGTGGAAATGGATGGTTTTGAGCCCAATGAAGCTGTAATTATTATAGCAGCTACTAATCGTCCCGATATTCTTGATCCTGCTTTATTACGGCCCGGAAGATTTGATCGAAGAGTGACGGTTGATTTGCCTGATATCAAAGGACGGACGGAAATCTTGAAAGTTCATACTGCTAAAGTTCCGCTTGCCAATGATGTTCACTTGGAAATAATTTCCAGAGGAACTCCTGGTTTTAGTGGAGCAGATTTAGCTAATTTGGTGAATGAGGCAGCTTTGATTGCAGCCAGTAAAAACAAAACCCAGATTCAAATGGAAGATTTTGAAGAGGCAAAAGATAAGCTTATCCTTGGCAAAGAAAAGAAAAGCAGAGTTATTCCTGAAGAAGATAAACGGCTTACTGCCTACCACGAAATTGGGCATGTTCTCACTTCCGTTTTTTTGGATAAAGTGGAGCCCGTGCATAAGGTATCAATCATTCCACGCGGTTTTACGGGTGGAGCCACTCATTATCTTTTAAGTGATAAAACCAACTATTCCAAGAGCTATTTGTTACAATTATTGGTTACTCTTTTAGGTGGAAGAGCCGCTGAAGAAGTTGTCTTTAATGAATTTACAACCGGTGCGGGAAACGATTTGGAACGCTGCACTGATATTGTGAAAAAAATGGTCTGTTCGTGGGGAATGAGTGATAGAATAGGCCCTATGACTATTGGAAAAGAGCAAGAAGAGGTCTTTCTGGGAAAAGAACTTGTTTCGCACGAGGTATTTAGTGAAGAGACCTCGCAATTAGTAGATCGCGAAATAAGAGATATTATCAATAATGCCTATTCTCAAGCAATCTCTATCTTGAACGAACAAAAAGAACTGATGCAAATTATGGCTGCTGAACTGCAAGAAAAAGAGACCCTTGGAACCGATGAAATATTTGAATTGATCTTAAAAAATTGCCGGGAAGAAGATAGCGAATTGGTAAAAGAAAAATATAAAAAAGCACTGGAACTCCGTTTTGACCATAGCGAGAAAACTGAAAGCGAACCGGATGAGCTTTCTGAAAATAAAGATATTAATGATAAGGAAACAAGTTAA
- the prfB gene encoding peptide chain release factor 2 (programmed frameshift), producing MEYTDYKKTANEIIEQISEIRRLFDPEPKQLLISELEQKMNAPDFWLDQTNAKKVSKQLSQLRNELDHIKKLENIKGELETYLSLLEEDFNADLLNEAVFELPRIQNFIEKAEIECYLNDKYDHNDALLTIHSGAGGTESQDWAEMLLRMYSHWAEKNNYSFNIIDYLPGEEAGVKSVSIEIKGDFAYGMLKSEIGIHRLVRISPFNAQGKRQTSFASVFVYPEFDEDLEVEIDPKDLKIDTFRSSGAGGQYVNTTDSAVRITHLPTNIVVTCQNERSQIQNREKGMSILKSRLYQYYEEQREKEKQNIESSKTEIGWGNQIRSYVFQPYQMIKDHRTNYETGNIDKVMDGDLNDFIYAWLKYNAHKRING from the exons GTGGAATACACTGATTATAAAAAAACAGCCAATGAAATAATAGAACAAATATCTGAAATTCGGAGGTTA TTTGATCCGGAACCGAAGCAACTATTAATTTCTGAATTGGAGCAAAAGATGAATGCTCCGGACTTTTGGCTGGATCAAACAAATGCTAAAAAAGTAAGTAAACAGCTCTCTCAATTACGAAACGAACTGGATCACATAAAAAAACTGGAAAACATAAAAGGCGAACTGGAAACCTATCTTTCTTTGCTGGAAGAGGATTTTAATGCTGATTTACTAAATGAAGCGGTCTTTGAACTACCACGCATACAAAATTTCATAGAGAAAGCGGAAATAGAATGCTACCTAAATGATAAATATGATCATAATGATGCTTTGTTAACTATTCATTCCGGTGCGGGAGGAACAGAATCTCAAGATTGGGCGGAAATGCTTCTAAGAATGTATTCTCATTGGGCAGAAAAGAATAACTATAGTTTCAATATTATTGATTACCTACCGGGTGAAGAAGCGGGCGTAAAAAGTGTCAGTATTGAAATTAAAGGTGATTTTGCTTATGGAATGTTGAAAAGTGAGATTGGGATTCACCGTTTGGTGAGAATAAGCCCTTTCAATGCTCAAGGGAAAAGACAGACCTCCTTTGCTTCGGTTTTTGTGTATCCTGAATTTGATGAGGATTTGGAAGTGGAAATAGACCCTAAAGACCTAAAAATAGATACATTCCGTTCCAGCGGGGCAGGCGGACAATATGTAAATACAACTGATTCTGCCGTGCGCATAACTCATTTACCTACAAATATAGTAGTTACTTGCCAAAATGAACGCAGTCAAATTCAAAATCGGGAAAAAGGGATGTCCATTCTAAAAAGCCGATTGTATCAATACTATGAAGAACAGCGAGAAAAAGAAAAACAAAATATAGAGAGTAGTAAAACGGAGATTGGCTGGGGTAATCAAATTCGTAGTTATGTATTTCAACCATATCAAATGATTAAAGATCATAGAACAAATTATGAGACAGGTAATATAGATAAAGTTATGGATGGCGATTTGAATGATTTTATCTACGCTTGGCTGAAATATAATGCCCACAAGAGAATAAATGGCTAA